AAACACTTCTGGAACTGAGAAGGAGGGCCGACGAGGGTTCGCTCACACTCGTCCTCCACCACGAAACCCTTACTTTCAACGAGCTCGACCTTCCAGGAGAATTTGCCCGGCTCTTCCTCCTACCGGAGCTCTTCGATTCTCTCATCGTCCTGAGAACCAGCTCCTACCGCGGGCACTACAAGCTGAACGCCACCGTCCTCAAGGCCCCGCCAGAGCAGATAGCGACCCTTGGAGACCACTCGATTCCCGTTGATTCGCTCGTCAGGACGCTCACCGGTAGATGACAACGTGCCCGAAACCAAGGGCAAAGCGGAGGTACAGGAGGGACGCGAAGCAAACCAGCAGGATTGCAAGGGCCAGATAGTCCCTTCCCTTCATCGAAATGTCCCGGTAAAAGGTTCTCTTCTTGCTCGCCCCGAAGGCCCTGCTCTCAAGGGCTATGCTGAGCTCATGGGCCGTTTTGAGCGAGGCCACGATGAGGGGAATCAGGATTGGAATCGTCTTCCGAATTCTCTCCAGGAGGTTTCCCCTGTCGAGCTCGAGACCGCGACTCCTCTGGGCGTCCATTATCGTGCCCGCAATGCCGTAGAGCGTCGGAATGTAGCGGAGCGCTATCGTCAAAGTTAGGCCAAGCTCGTAGGGAAGGCCAAGCCTGACGAAGCCGAGTATCAGCTCCCTCTGCCTCGTCGTCATCAGGAGCTGGAATGTCACCAGCCCAAAACCGAGCAGGCGGAGCGAGAACGAAATGCCGAGCAGAAGGCCCGTAAGCCTCGGTTTGTAAACGAGTGGCCAGATTAGAACCGTTAGAACGACGATGAAGAGGAGGGGTTTGAGGAGTCTCAACTGCTCGCCTATTCCAAGCTTTCCGAACAGTCTGCCCGAGAGAAGGATGAGCAGGAATAGGGGGATGAGAACCTTCGGGTCGTTGAAGAGCATCAGCGAGGTTATTCCGATGAGCATGCCGATTATCTTGACTCGTGGGTCGAGCGAGTGCAGGAGCGAGCCCCTTTCGACGTAAAACTGATAAATCAATGCCTAACCCTCCCCGCAAGCTCCTCAACGCTCCTCACGAAGCCGGCTCCAAGCTTCTCAGCGAGGACGAGCAGTTCGGGCATCTCAAGCCCGTGGCGCTCAAGGTCGAGGCTGAAGAACTCCTCAACCGGGCCGTCGAAGGTCTTCTTCCCATCCTTAAGGAGAAGGACGCGCTCGGCGAGCTCGAGCACCAAATCCATGTCGTGGGTTATGAGCAGAATTCCATGGCCATCCTCGCGGAGCGATTTAATCGTCTCGACAACGCTCCTCTCGGCCTTCCAGTCGAGTCCCGTCGTCGGCTCGTCAAGGATTAGGTACTTCGGCCTCATCGCGAGCACACAGGCTATAGCCAACCTCTGCTTCTCCCCACCGCTCAGGGAGTAGGGCGTTCTCTCCTCGAATCCCTCAAGGCCAACCGCTCCGAGGGCCCAGCGAACCCGCTCCTCGACTTCCGAATCATCCAGCCCGAGGTTCTTCGGCCCAAAGGCGACCTCCTTGAATACGGTCTCCTCGAAGAACATGTGCTCGGGGTTCTGGAAGACGTAGCCGACCTTTCTGCTCAGCTCCGCTACCGTGTGCTCCCTCGTGTCCATCCCGTCAACGAGAACCCTTCCCCTGGTCGGCTTGAGAAGGCCGTTGAGGTGCTTGGCCAGCGTCGTCTTCCCGCTACCGTTTGGGCCAACTAACGCGAGGATTTCCTCCCCAAAGGCCAGGTTTATTCCCCTGAGGACTTCCCGTCCGTTGTAGGCGAAGTGAAGGTTCTCTACCCGTATCATCCCACACCTACGGGAGCGTTAAGGCTTTTAAAGATAAGCCCCATCCCGTCAACATGAACGCGAGGGAAGTCGCTCTGGCCGGACTGTTCGTGGCATTGACCGCTGTAAGCGCCCAGATTCAAATTCCCCTCGGGCCCGTTCCCTTCACGCTTCAGGTCTTCGCCGTCATCATCTCAGGCCTCTTACTCGGTTCGAGGCTCGGCTTTATAAGCCAGGCCCTCTACATCCTGGCTGGCGCCGTCGGCCTTCCGGTCTTTGCGGGCTTTACAGGTGGTTTCGCGCACCTCTACGGCCCAACCGGCGGTTATCTACTCGCCTTTCCCCTCGCCTCGTTCATAGCGGGTCTCTTCGCCGAGCGCTCAGAGAGGGTGG
The Thermococcus sp. 21S9 DNA segment above includes these coding regions:
- a CDS encoding biotin transporter BioY, whose protein sequence is MNAREVALAGLFVALTAVSAQIQIPLGPVPFTLQVFAVIISGLLLGSRLGFISQALYILAGAVGLPVFAGFTGGFAHLYGPTGGYLLAFPLASFIAGLFAERSERVEVWLLGSILGIGIIYLLGWFRLGLYLNGDFGKALAVGVLPFVPFDMAKAILAVGVAKAVKRALPWL
- a CDS encoding energy-coupling factor transporter transmembrane protein EcfT yields the protein MIYQFYVERGSLLHSLDPRVKIIGMLIGITSLMLFNDPKVLIPLFLLILLSGRLFGKLGIGEQLRLLKPLLFIVVLTVLIWPLVYKPRLTGLLLGISFSLRLLGFGLVTFQLLMTTRQRELILGFVRLGLPYELGLTLTIALRYIPTLYGIAGTIMDAQRSRGLELDRGNLLERIRKTIPILIPLIVASLKTAHELSIALESRAFGASKKRTFYRDISMKGRDYLALAILLVCFASLLYLRFALGFGHVVIYR
- a CDS encoding energy-coupling factor ABC transporter ATP-binding protein; the encoded protein is MIRVENLHFAYNGREVLRGINLAFGEEILALVGPNGSGKTTLAKHLNGLLKPTRGRVLVDGMDTREHTVAELSRKVGYVFQNPEHMFFEETVFKEVAFGPKNLGLDDSEVEERVRWALGAVGLEGFEERTPYSLSGGEKQRLAIACVLAMRPKYLILDEPTTGLDWKAERSVVETIKSLREDGHGILLITHDMDLVLELAERVLLLKDGKKTFDGPVEEFFSLDLERHGLEMPELLVLAEKLGAGFVRSVEELAGRVRH